From Pelmatolapia mariae isolate MD_Pm_ZW linkage group LG22, Pm_UMD_F_2, whole genome shotgun sequence, a single genomic window includes:
- the rnf139 gene encoding E3 ubiquitin-protein ligase RNF139, translating to MASTQARIGQQALVVLDVALRVPCIFIIDAIFNSYYDPGSGWAGAMGKVLVRVMGVLISTVVLLLSQKALFKFYTLFFAVLLGMAAVLINYYATSHMDFYNAYYKAALGFRLLPRNGPTLWLGMAAVQLVFGIGYVFLLNLQSVFAALVVLDIMIPLWGLMIELPADVRHLVAMFSGLVLALSTAVCLATRLKWFYYSCRYVYLLVRHMYRIYGLQLLLEDTWKRIRFPDVLRVFWLTRVTAQALILVYVVQAVGRESGDATGGAADGSSDAQSYLLSWDVFWDLTSNLIISGCDSTLTVLGMSAVISSVAHYLGLSILAFIGSTEEEDKRLGFVAPVLFFILALQTGLSSLDPEERLVRLSRNMCLLLTAILHFIHGMTDPVLMSLSASHVSSFRRHFPVLLVSLALFVLPVVLSYALWHHYVLNTWLFAVTAFCVELCLKVVVSLTVYGLFMADGFSNVLWEKLDDYVYYVRSTGNIIEFLFGVIMFGNGAYTMMFESGSKIRACMMCLHAYFNIYLQAKNGWKTFINRRTAVKKINSLPEVRGDQLRNIEDVCAICYQEFATSARLTPCHHYFHALCLRKWLYIQDTCPMCHQRVYVEEESRDRAAFSNNNGGYAPPQDAAAAAGPPAPGDNQGGQPAAELQANGVAVGAQAAGGAAALDHDLLEDNDSIEYDEDEWGTQNGSALIEEDYINDDTDSTED from the exons ATGGCGTCCACTCAAGCCCGGATAGGCCAGCAGGCCTTGGTGGTGCTGGATGTGGCTCTGCGAGTTCCATGTATTTTTATTATCGACGCCATTTTTAACTCTTACTACGACCCTGGCTCGGGATGGGCCGGGGCGATGGGGAAGGTGTTGGTCAGAGTCATGG GTGTCCTCATCtccactgtggtgctgctgCTTTCTCAGAAAGCCTTGTTTAAGTTCTACACTCTATTCTTTGCTGTCCTCCTTGGCATGGCAGCAGTCCTCATAAACTACTACGCCACCTCCCACATGGACTTCTACAACGCCTACTACAAAGCAGCGTTGGGCTTCAGGTTGCTGCCTAGAAACGGGCCGACGCTGTGGCTGGGCATGGCCGCCGTCCAGCTCGTCTTTGGGATTGGCTATGTGTTCTTGCTTAACCTCCAGTCGGTGTTTGCTGCGCTGGTGGTCCTGGACATCATGATTCCTCTGTGGGGGCTGATGATTGAACTTCCTGCAGATGTCAGGCATCTGGTGGCAATGTTCTCGGGCCTGGTGCTGGCTCTCAGCACGGCCGTTTGCCTCGCCACGAGGCTCAAATGGTTCTACTATTCATGCCGGTACGTCTACCTGCTCGTACGGCACATGTACAGGATCTATGGACTCCAGCTGCTGCTGGAAGACACGTGGAAGAGGATCAGGTTCCCTGATGTGCTTCGAGTGTTCTGGCTGACCCGGGTAACAGCCCAGGCACTGATACTGGTTTACGTGGTGCAGGCGGTGGGGAGAGAGAGCGGAGATGCCACAGGTGGAGCTGCAGATGGGAGCTCTGATGCACAG AGTTACCTGCTGAGCTGGGATGTGTTCTGGGATCTCACGAGTAACCTGATCATCTCCGGCTGCGACTCCACGCTCACTGTGCTGGGGATGAGTGCCGTTATCTCCTCTGTTGCACATTACCTGGGCCTCAGCATCCTGGCTTTCATAG GTTCGACTGAGGAGGAGGACAAGCGGTTAGGCTTTGTGGCTCCTGTCCTGTTTTTCATCCTGGCTCTTCAGACTGGCCTCAGCAGCCTGGATCCTGAGGAACGTCTG GTCCGCCTAAGCCGGAACATGTGCCTTCTGCTGACCGCCATCCTGCACTTCATTCATGGCATGACTGACCCCGTCCTCATGTCCCTCAGTGCTTCCCATGTCTCCTCTTTTCGGCGGCATTTCCCCGTCCTGCTGGTGTCCCTGGCGCTCTTTGTACTCCCCGTGGTGCTCAGCTACGCCCTCTGGCATCACTACGTCCTCAACACATGGCTCTTTGCTGTCACCGCCTTCTGTGTTGAGCTCTGCCTCAAG GTGGTTGTGTCTTTGACCGTCTACGGCCTCTTCATGGCTGACGGATTCTCCAATGTCCTGTGGGAGAAGCTGGATGACTACGTCTACTACGTGCGCTCCACGGGCAACATCATCGAGTTCCTGTTCGGCGTCATCATGTTCGGAAACGGCGCCTACACCATGATGTTCGAGTCAGGCAGCAAGATCCGCGCCTGCATGATGTGCCTGCACGCTTACTTTAACATCTACCTGCAGGCCAAGAACGGCTGGAAAACGTTCATCAACCGCCGCACTGCCGTCAAGAAGATCAACTCCCTGCCGGAGGTGCGCGGCGACCAGCTGAGGAACATCGAGGACGTGTGCGCCATCTGTTATCAGGAGTTCGCCACCTCAGCCCGCCTCACGCCCTGCCACCACTACTTCCATGCACTGTGCCTGAGGAAGTGGCTCTACATCCAGGACACGTGCCCCATGTGCCACCAGAGAGTTTACGTTGAGGAGGAGAGTAGAGACAGAGCTGCCTTTTCCAATAACAACGGGGGCTACGCACCGCCGCAGGATGCCGCCGCTGCTGCGGGTCCGCCGGCACCGGGGGACAATCAGGGAGGACAGCCGGCTGCAGAGCTGCAGGCCAACGGAGTGGCAGTCGGCGCGCAGGCCGCGGGAGGAGCGGCGGCGCTCGACCACGACCTGCTGGAGGACAATGACAGCATAGAGTATGACGAAGACGAGTGGGGGACTCAGAACGGCAGCGCGCTGATAGAAGAAGACTATATCAATGATGACACAGACTCCACAGAGGACTGA